The Corynebacterium vitaeruminis DSM 20294 genome window below encodes:
- a CDS encoding DUF2800 domain-containing protein, whose translation MPDQHALLSASGAHRWLNCPPSAVLESREPDSSSAAAEQGTVAHALAEWKLRRALHQAPGFKPESTWIDDEMEHLTDDYVSFVQEHVSLARETCGDPQVLIEQRLDFSHVVPGGFGTGDCVIIAEPKLQIIDLKYGQGVLVEAAHNPQLMLYALGAIHAFGDLYDIETVAVTIYQPRRGNVDTWETSVADLEAWAETEVEPKAELAAAGGGEFCPGSWCQFCRIAPTCRARAEANLALAQHEFVSPAELTDAEIADVLTRIPQLKTWAADVEAYALSQAVNQGKHWDGFKLVAGRSIRKYTNETAVAEAAQAAGYADIYDRKLITLTAMEHLMGKKTFTEVLGDLVVKPAGKPTLVPESDKRPALDIHSAESEFTKTESR comes from the coding sequence ATGCCTGACCAGCACGCGCTGCTCAGCGCCTCGGGTGCGCACCGATGGCTGAACTGCCCACCCAGCGCCGTATTGGAGTCCCGTGAGCCGGACTCGTCGTCGGCGGCTGCCGAGCAGGGCACCGTCGCACACGCCCTCGCCGAGTGGAAGCTCCGGCGCGCCCTCCACCAGGCACCGGGCTTCAAACCCGAATCGACCTGGATCGATGACGAGATGGAGCATCTGACCGACGACTACGTGTCGTTCGTGCAGGAGCACGTCTCGCTGGCTCGGGAGACCTGTGGTGATCCGCAGGTGCTCATCGAGCAGCGCCTCGACTTCTCCCACGTCGTGCCGGGAGGGTTCGGCACCGGCGATTGCGTAATCATCGCCGAACCGAAGTTGCAGATCATCGACCTGAAGTATGGGCAAGGCGTGTTGGTCGAGGCCGCACACAACCCGCAGTTGATGCTCTACGCCCTCGGGGCCATCCACGCTTTCGGTGACTTGTATGACATCGAGACCGTGGCGGTGACTATCTATCAGCCTCGGCGGGGCAACGTTGACACCTGGGAAACCTCCGTTGCCGACCTCGAAGCGTGGGCCGAGACGGAGGTGGAGCCGAAAGCCGAGCTGGCTGCGGCGGGTGGGGGCGAGTTCTGTCCCGGCTCGTGGTGCCAGTTCTGCCGCATCGCACCGACCTGCCGAGCACGCGCCGAAGCCAACCTCGCGCTCGCTCAACACGAGTTTGTGTCGCCGGCCGAGCTGACGGATGCGGAGATCGCGGACGTGCTGACAAGGATTCCCCAGCTCAAAACGTGGGCTGCGGATGTGGAGGCATACGCGCTCTCGCAGGCGGTGAACCAGGGCAAGCACTGGGACGGGTTCAAGCTCGTCGCCGGCAGGTCGATCCGCAAATACACCAACGAAACCGCTGTCGCGGAGGCGGCTCAGGCGGCCGGCTACGCCGACATCTACGACCGCAAGCTCATCACGCTCACGGCGATGGAACACCTCATGGGCAAGAAGACCTTCACCGAGGTGCTAGGCGACCTCGTGGTCAAGCCGGCGGGTAAGCCGACGCTCGTGCCCGAGAGCGATAAACGACCCGCGTTGGACATCCACAGCGCCGAATCCGAATTCACGAAAACAGAAAGCAGGTAA
- a CDS encoding DUF2815 family protein yields the protein MSTKNPTRVVTGEVRLSYAHVWEPNSIQGGKPKYSVSLIIPKTDTATITAIERAIDAAIDAGTAKFGGKRPNKAALKLPLRDGDTERDDEAYANSFFVNANSLTPPQVVDENVAPILDRSEVYSGCYARVSLSFYAFNTNGNKGVACGLGNIQKLRDGEPLGAGRISAESDFGSPAASDDFLN from the coding sequence ATGTCAACCAAGAATCCGACCCGCGTCGTCACCGGCGAAGTCCGCCTCTCCTATGCGCACGTGTGGGAGCCGAACTCTATCCAGGGCGGCAAGCCCAAGTACTCGGTGTCGCTGATCATCCCGAAGACGGACACTGCCACCATCACCGCCATCGAGCGCGCTATCGACGCTGCGATCGATGCCGGTACGGCCAAGTTCGGGGGCAAGCGACCGAACAAGGCCGCGTTGAAGCTGCCGCTGCGTGACGGGGATACCGAGCGTGACGACGAGGCCTACGCAAACAGCTTCTTCGTCAACGCGAACTCGCTGACGCCGCCGCAGGTTGTGGATGAGAACGTCGCTCCGATCCTCGACCGTTCCGAGGTGTATTCGGGCTGCTACGCCCGCGTGTCCCTGTCGTTCTACGCGTTCAACACGAACGGGAACAAGGGTGTGGCGTGCGGGCTGGGCAACATTCAGAAGCTCCGCGACGGTGAACCCCTCGGCGCAGGACGCATCTCCGCCGAGTCCGACTTTGGCAGCCCTGCCGCCAGCGACGACTTCCTCAACTAA